A single window of Campylobacter concisus DNA harbors:
- a CDS encoding preprotein translocase subunit SecY, whose protein sequence is MDKTLTNKILITLAFLFAYRILAYVPVPGVNVDVIKEFFNSNNSNALGLFNMFSGKAAERLSIISLGIMPYITASIIMELLAATFPKLGQMKKERDGMQKYMQIIRYATIVITLVQSIGVSIGLQSLSGRGGEQAIMIDINLFIAISAVSMLTGTMLLMWIGEQITQRGIGNGISLIIFAGIVSGIPSAIGGTVNLVNTSEMNFLTVIAILVIILATIGAIIFVEMGERRIPISYSRKVIMENQNKRIMNYIPIKVNLSGVIPPIFASAILMFPSTILQASTNPIIQAINDFLSPNGYMFNFLTFLFIIFFAFFYASIVFNTKDISENLKKQGGFIPGVRPGESTASYLNEVAGRLTLGGALYLGIISTLPWVLVKTMGVPFYFGGTSVLIVVSVALDTMRRIEAQSYTNKYQTLSAVGL, encoded by the coding sequence ATGGATAAAACACTGACCAACAAGATTTTAATCACGTTGGCATTTTTGTTCGCATACAGGATACTGGCTTATGTGCCAGTTCCTGGTGTTAATGTCGACGTAATTAAAGAATTTTTTAATTCAAACAATAGCAATGCCTTGGGTCTATTTAATATGTTTAGCGGTAAAGCTGCTGAGCGTTTAAGTATAATCTCTCTAGGTATTATGCCTTACATTACAGCTTCGATCATTATGGAGCTTTTAGCAGCAACATTTCCGAAATTAGGTCAGATGAAAAAAGAGCGTGACGGTATGCAAAAATATATGCAAATTATACGCTATGCAACAATTGTCATCACTCTTGTGCAATCAATCGGTGTTTCTATTGGACTTCAAAGCTTAAGCGGACGCGGTGGCGAACAAGCTATCATGATAGATATAAATTTATTTATCGCGATATCTGCTGTATCTATGCTAACTGGAACTATGCTGCTTATGTGGATAGGTGAGCAAATAACACAGCGTGGTATAGGCAACGGTATAAGTCTTATCATCTTTGCTGGTATCGTCTCTGGCATACCTAGTGCGATCGGTGGAACTGTAAATTTGGTAAATACTTCTGAGATGAATTTCCTAACAGTTATCGCTATTTTGGTGATTATCTTAGCTACTATTGGTGCTATTATATTTGTCGAGATGGGCGAAAGGCGTATTCCTATTTCTTACTCAAGAAAAGTGATAATGGAAAATCAAAACAAACGTATAATGAACTATATACCGATCAAAGTAAATTTAAGCGGCGTTATCCCACCGATATTTGCTAGTGCGATTTTGATGTTTCCTAGTACTATTTTACAAGCTAGTACAAATCCGATCATCCAAGCTATCAACGACTTTTTAAGTCCAAATGGCTATATGTTTAACTTTTTAACATTTTTATTTATCATCTTCTTTGCGTTTTTCTATGCATCGATCGTGTTTAACACAAAAGATATAAGTGAAAATTTGAAAAAACAAGGCGGATTTATCCCAGGTGTTAGGCCAGGCGAGAGTACAGCTAGCTATCTAAATGAAGTAGCTGGCAGGCTAACTTTGGGCGGTGCTTTATACTTGGGTATCATTTCAACACTACCTTGGGTACTTGTAAAGACTATGGGTGTTCCATTTTATTTTGGTGGCACGTCAGTACTTATCGTTGTTTCAGTAGCACTTGATACTATGAGACGTATAGAAGCTCAGTCTTATACAAATAAATACCAAACTCTAAGTGCAGTAGGTCTATAA
- a CDS encoding 50S ribosomal protein L18, with protein sequence MTAKVLKRKIALRIKRKRRIRGKISGVATCPRVSIFKSNRTLYVQAIDDVTATTLAAVDGRKIGIKANKEGAVTLAKEFAKALKAKKIDVAVFDRNGYLYHGVIAAFAEALRENGIKL encoded by the coding sequence ATGACAGCAAAAGTATTAAAAAGAAAAATCGCTCTTAGAATTAAGAGAAAAAGAAGAATCAGAGGTAAAATTTCTGGTGTTGCAACTTGCCCAAGAGTTTCTATTTTCAAATCAAACAGAACTCTTTATGTTCAAGCAATTGATGACGTTACTGCTACTACACTAGCAGCAGTAGATGGTAGAAAAATAGGCATAAAAGCAAATAAAGAAGGTGCGGTCACTTTAGCTAAAGAATTTGCTAAGGCTTTAAAAGCTAAGAAGATAGATGTTGCAGTTTTTGATAGAAATGGTTATTTGTATCATGGCGTTATCGCAGCATTTGCTGAAGCTTTAAGAGAAAATGGCATCAAGCTATAA
- a CDS encoding 30S ribosomal protein S5, whose product MEKYNREEFEEVIVDIGRVTKVVKGGRRFRFTALVVVGNRNGLVGFGYGKAKEVPDAMRKAIDDAFKNIIHVKIKGTTIPHDVEVKYNASRMLLRPASEGTGVIAGGSARPIIELAGIKDILTKSLGSNNSANVVRATIKALSLLKS is encoded by the coding sequence ATGGAAAAATATAATAGAGAAGAATTTGAAGAAGTAATCGTCGATATCGGTCGGGTTACAAAGGTTGTTAAAGGTGGTCGTAGATTTAGATTTACAGCTTTAGTTGTTGTTGGTAATAGAAATGGCCTAGTTGGCTTTGGATATGGCAAAGCTAAAGAGGTGCCAGATGCGATGAGAAAAGCAATTGACGACGCATTTAAAAATATTATCCATGTTAAGATCAAAGGCACAACTATCCCTCACGATGTAGAGGTAAAATACAACGCAAGTAGAATGCTACTTCGCCCAGCTAGCGAGGGTACTGGTGTTATCGCTGGTGGTAGTGCACGTCCTATTATCGAGCTTGCAGGTATTAAGGATATCCTTACTAAATCACTTGGCTCAAACAACTCAGCAAACGTCGTTCGTGCTACTATCAAAGCACTTAGTTTGCTAAAAAGCTAA
- a CDS encoding 50S ribosomal protein L6, with amino-acid sequence MSRIGKQPIAIPSGVDVSVENNVLKFKKGNHIKELDTKGHVDVKIENGHIVFAPKGEDRQSRAYWGTYRALANNIVTGITAGFTRQLEINGVGYKAAAKGKILELSLGFSHLINYELPAGVEASVEKNVITIKGDDKQVVGQVAAQVRGFRPPEPYKGKGVKYLEERIIRKAGKTSKK; translated from the coding sequence ATGTCACGTATTGGAAAACAGCCTATCGCTATCCCAAGTGGTGTAGACGTTAGCGTTGAAAATAATGTCCTAAAATTTAAAAAGGGCAATCATATAAAAGAGCTTGACACAAAAGGTCACGTTGATGTCAAGATAGAAAATGGTCATATAGTTTTTGCTCCAAAAGGCGAAGATCGCCAAAGTAGAGCTTACTGGGGAACATATAGAGCACTTGCTAACAACATCGTAACTGGTATCACTGCGGGATTCACTCGCCAGCTTGAGATCAACGGCGTTGGTTACAAAGCAGCTGCAAAAGGTAAAATTTTAGAGCTTTCTCTTGGTTTTTCACACCTTATCAACTATGAGCTACCAGCAGGCGTTGAAGCTAGTGTTGAGAAAAACGTTATTACTATCAAAGGCGATGACAAACAAGTAGTAGGTCAAGTGGCTGCTCAAGTTAGAGGATTTAGACCGCCTGAGCCATATAAAGGCAAAGGCGTTAAATATCTAGAAGAACGCATCATCCGCAAAGCGGGCAAGACATCTAAGAAGTAA
- a CDS encoding 50S ribosomal protein L15, with product MALEKLTPAAGSTHASKRIGRGQGSGNGKTAGKGNKGQRARKGYNEKRGFEGGQQPLQRRLPKVGFASKFEKPYVINVEKITAIKELAEISIATIASVHKISKSVTKIKLIGASAKALASKIKDENVSVSGTK from the coding sequence ATGGCATTAGAAAAATTAACACCTGCAGCAGGTTCAACACACGCATCTAAAAGAATAGGTCGTGGTCAAGGCAGTGGCAATGGTAAAACTGCTGGCAAAGGTAACAAAGGTCAAAGAGCAAGAAAAGGCTACAATGAAAAAAGAGGTTTTGAAGGCGGACAACAACCACTTCAAAGACGTCTTCCAAAAGTAGGCTTTGCATCAAAATTTGAAAAACCTTATGTTATCAATGTTGAGAAGATCACAGCTATAAAAGAGCTTGCTGAAATTTCAATAGCAACAATAGCTAGCGTTCATAAAATTTCAAAGAGCGTTACTAAGATAAAACTAATTGGTGCAAGCGCAAAAGCTCTTGCTTCTAAGATTAAAGACGAGAACGTTAGCGTTAGCGGAACAAAATAA